The genome window GCGGAAGCCGGTGAGCCCTGCGGTGGACGCGATGTTGACCACGCGTCCCCACCCCCGCGCGCACATCGGTGGCACGAGCGCGCGGCACAGGCGGAAGACCGCCGTCGCGTTGATCTCGAACATGCGATCCCACATCGCGTCGTCCGTGGCGGCCAACGTCGCGCTGTCGGCGACCCCGGCGTTGTTGACGAGCACGTCGACCGCACCGACGCGCTCGGCGACGCACGCGATCAGGCGATCCGTGTCGTCGCGGTCCGCAAGGTCCGCGCGTATCGCAACCGCGTCGATTTCGCGCGCGACCGCCGCGAGCGCGTCCTCCGAGCGCCCCGCGATCGCAACGCGCGCCCCCGCGGCGGCGAGCGCACGCGCACACGCGGCGCCGATGCCGCGGCCACCTCCCGTCACGAGCGCCGTCCGACCGTGCAGCGACATGCGTCGCGTATACTACAAACGGTCGCCGGGTGCGGCCGTTGCGGTGCGCGGTCGCGCAGCGCCGCCGGTCCCCGCGGTGGCGCCGGCGCGCCGCTGCGCCTCGCCCCGGCGCCGCCGGCCGCCGCCGGGGCGCCGCCAGATCGGCGCGCGAGATGGCGCGTTCGACAACGGTGCTACACTCGAACGAGCGCCGCCAATTCGGCGCACCGGACGCCATCCCCCGTCATGCCCGGCGATATCGCACCCCTTTACGCCCCGATCCGACGCGCGCGGCGACGCCTGCGGCTGCGGAGCGCCCTCGAGGCGGCCACGACCGCGTCGATCCTGGCGGCCGCGATCGCGATGGTGACGATGTACTTGGCGCGGCGCGACGCGATCGGCACCTCGTGGGCGATCGCGATGGGGATGACCGCCGGCGCGCTCGTCGTCGGCGCGGCCGTGTGGGGCGCGGCGCGCCGGCTTCCCGACCCGTTCGTCGCGGCCAAGATCGACCGCGCCTGCGGCCTGCACGACCGGCTCGGGACGGCGATCGACTTTGCGCGCCGCCTTCAGCGCGGCGACGTCGTCGATCCGGACACGCGCGCATTCATGGAGGCCGCCATCGCCGACGCGATGCGTCACCTGCCGAATGCCGATCCGGCCAAGGCCACTCCGTTCGCGATTCCCCGCGACGCGCGCGCCGCGGTCGTGTTTGCGGCCGCGACGGCCGCCGTCGCCCTGCTGGCGTTCCCGCGGCCGGGGCCGTGGCAGATCTGCGCGGGCGGCCGGTGCGCGTCGCTGGCCGAACTGGACCGCCTGATGCCGGACCCCGGCGCGGCGCCGGACGACCCGGTCGAACTCGACGACGACGACGTGCTCTACACCGAGGAACTGCTCGCGGACCTGCGGCGAACGGCCGAGCAGACGCGCGACCCGCACCTGGAGGCGTTCGTCGACGAGGTCGAGGCGCTGTTGGCCAGGGCCAAGGCCGGCCAGATCGGCAAACAGGAGCTGCTCAAGCAGCTCGCCGCCAAGGAGCGGGAGTACCTGCGCGGGGCCGACGAGGATCTCGATCCGGTGCTGTCCGAACTCGAAAAGACCGGCCGCGAGCTACAGAAAAACGAGTTGACCCGCGAACTCGGCAAGGCGCTCGAGCGGCGCGACCTCGCCAAGGCCGAGCGCGAGTTCGACAAGCTCGCCGACAAGCTGGCCAACGACGAGCTGTCCGACCGCCAGCGCCAGCAGCTCGCGAAGGCGCTCGAGCGCGCGGCCGACCAGTTCGACAAGCGCCAGCGCGCGCGCGACCAAAAGGCCGATCGCCAGCTCGAGAGGGCCCGGCGCGACGTCCGCCGGTTGCAGCGCCGCCTCGCGCGGGAGACCGACCCGCAACGCCGCGAGGCCATCGCGCGCCGCCTGCGCCAGAAGCAGCGCGAGTTGAAGCGGCTCGAACGGGACAAGCAGCAACGCGAGCAGTCCGCGTCGCAACGCCGGCTCAAGCGATTGCACCGCAACCTGCGCAACGCGGCGCGCGACATGCGGCGCGACGACGCGCCGTCGCGCCGCACACTGTCGTCGCGGCGCATGAAGGACCTCGCGCGCGACACCGGTCGCGTCGACGCCGACCGGCGCAAGCTCGCCAACCAGCGCAAAGTCGCCACCCAGATGGGCGACCTGAAAGAGGCGCTGCGCCGGGCGCGCCGCCGCGGCGGCATGAACAGCAAGTTCGGCAAGAACCGGCGCAATCAGGACTTCCGAGCCCGCGCGCGCGGCGGCCGCGGCCGACGCGACGCGTGGCGACCCGCGCAGCCCGGCGGCCCGCTACGCAGCGACAGCCGGTGGGGCGACGAGGACGGCGGCAATCCGCTGGGCGATCCCACCCCGCGCACGGGCGACGTCAAAGACGAGCAGCTGTCGGGTGTCCACGGGCGGGGCCCGTCGGTGCGCGAGACGATCATCACTGCAGCCCAAAAGGGATTCGCGTCGCGCGCGTACGAGAAAGTCTACGCCAGCTACAAGGCCGTCATCGAAGAAGTCATGCGGACCGAAAAGGTCCCGAGCGGCTACAAGTACTACGTCAAGCGGTACTTCCAGAAGATCAAGCCGCCCTCACCGGAATCCGTCGATTGACGCGGCACCTGCCCGTCGCCGCTTCAGGACTCGCCATGACCGACACCACGCCACCACCGGACATCGAACGCCACGTCGATGCGTTTTGCGAGGATCTCCGCCGCCTGCGCGCCGAGATCGCAAAGATGATCGTCGGCCAAGAGGACATCGTCGAGGGCGTCCTGATGGCCGTCCTCGGAGGCGGGCACGCCCTGCTCGAGGGCGTGCCCGGTCTCGGCAAGACGATGCTCGTCCGAACCCTCGCCGACTGCGTCGACGCGAAGTTTGCGCGGATTCAGTTCACGCCCGACCTGATGCCGGCCGACATCGTCGGCACGAACGTCATCGTCGAAGACGCTCACGGCGGCAAACAGTTCGAGTTTCAGCGCGGACCGATCTTCGCCAACATCGTGTTGGCCGACGAGATCAACCGGGCGACGCCCAAGACCCAGTCGGCGCTGCTCGAGGCCATGCAGGAGGGCTCCGTCACCGTCGCGAAGACGACCTATGCGCTCGACAAGCCGTTTTTCGTGCTCGCGACGCAAAACCCGCTCGAGATGGAAGGCACCTACCCTCTGCCCGAGGCGCAGCTCGACCGGTTCTTCTTCAAGCTGAAGGTCGCGTTTCCCGATCGCGAAGCGCTGCACGCGATCATGGACCGGACGACGTCGGAAGTGTCGCCGCGGCCCGCCAAAGTCATCGACAAGGACCGGCTCATCGACATGAAGCAGTTCGTGCGCCGCGTACCGATCGCGCGCAACGTGCAGGACTACGCCATCCGCGTGCTACAGGCCACTCATCCGGACACCGCGCCGGCCACGGAGATGACCAAGAAGTACGTGCGTTACGGGTCGTCGCCCCGCGGCGTGCAGGCCATGCTGTTGGCGGGCAAGATCCGCGCGCTGCTCGGCGGGCGCTACGCGGTCTCGATCGACGACCTGCGGGCCGTGGCGGCGCCGGCGCTGCGCCACCGCATCCTGTTGAACTTCGAGGGCGAGGCCGAGGGCGTCGACCCGGACGACTTGATCGCCGACATCCTCGAGCGCACGCCGGAAGCGATCTGAGCGACTCGACCGTGGCCGCGACCGCCGTCCACCTCCCTGGCCGCACCGACGACCGCAGCCGGTTGTTCGACGAGGCGTTCCTCAAGAAGCTCGAGTACCTGCACATCGTGTCGCGCAAGGCGTTCACCGGCACCCTGCGCGCAGAGCGCAAGACGCGCACCGTCGGCTCCGGTATCGAGTTCGCCGACCACCGTCGCTACTCGATGGGGGACGACTTTCGCTACATCGACTGGAACGTCTATGGCCGGGTCGATAAGTTGCTGTTGCGACTGTTCGAGGAAGAGGAGGATCTCACCATTTATTTGCTGTTGGACGTGTCGCGGTCCATGCAGATCGGCGAGCCGCTGAAGCTGCACTACGCAATGCAGGTCGCGGCGGCGCTCGCATATATCGGCCTGGCCAACCTCGACCGCGTCGCGATCGTGCCGTTTGCCGACGAGTTGCGCGACCCGTTGCCGCCGGCGCGCGGCAAAGGGCGCATCTTCAAGGTGTTCGACTTTCTTCGCGCGGTGCCGGCCGGCGGCCAGACGCGCATGACGGACTGCCTCACCCAGTTCGTTCACCAGCACAAGCGCCGCGGCCTCGCGGTCGTGTTGTCGGATTTCTACGACCCGGACGGATTCGAAGCCGGCCTGAACGTATTGCGCTACAACCGGTTCGAACCGTTCGTGCTCCAGATCTACGACCGCAAAGAGGCCGACCCGCGACTCGTCCACGGCGACCTCACACTCGTCGACTGCGAGACCGGCGACGAACGCGAGGTCACCGTGTCGCGATCGCTGCTCGAACAGTACGCTCGCGAGCACGAGCGCTACTGTGCCGCGCTGAATCACTACTGCACGCAGCGCGCGTTCCCGTACTTCCGCACGCACACGGGTGTGCCGTTTGACGATCTCATTTTGCGGATCTTCCGCGAAGGAGGGTTTTTGCGGTGACGTTCGGCATGCCGATCGCGGGGACGACCCTCGCTGCCGCGGCAGCCGTGCTCGCCGCCGGCGCGGTCGGCGCGTACATCCTGAAGATGCGGCGCCGCCGGTTCGAGGTGCCGTTTTCGCGGCTGTGGCAGCGCGTGCTGCGCGACACCGAGTCCGCGTCTCTATGGCGGCGACTCAAGCGGTGGCTGTCGCTGGCGTTTCAGCTCGCCATCCTGGGCACACTCGTGTTTGCCGCCGCCGACCCGGTGCTCGGCTCGCCGCCGGCCAACGCCAAACACGTCGTCGTCATCGTCGATGCGTCCGCGTCGATGAAAGCGGTCGACGCAGGCGACGCGGCCAGCGAGCGCCGCATCGACGTCGCCCGGCGGCGAGCGCACGCCGTCATCGATGCGCTCGGCGCGGGCGACGCGGCCATGGTGGTTCGCATGGCCGGCCGCGCAACCCCGCTGTCGCGCCTCACCAGCGACAAGGCCGCGCTTCACCGGGCGATCGATTCGATCGACGCCGACGACACCCCGGCCGATCTGCGCGCCGCATTGACCCTTGCGGCCGACGCCCTCGCCGATCGCGCGCATCCGGTCGTCATCCTGGTCGGCGATGGGGCGTACCCGGCCGAGCCCCTGGACGACGCGGTGTGGGAGCCGTTGCCGCCCACCGCCGATTTCACGTCTCGCCGCCTGCGCGCGATCGAGCTAGCCGGCATCGACGTGTACTTCGTCCCGGTGGGCACGCGCGGTGACAACGTCGGTATCGTCGCGTTCAACGTCCGTCGGTACCTCGCGAATCGACTGTCGTACGAGGTGTTCATCGAAGTGCAGAACTTCGCGGATCGCTCGGCGACCGTCGAGCTGACGCTGTACAGCGGCGCCAGCGCAGTCGACGTCCAGACGCTCACGCTCGACGCGGGCCAGCGCGTCCGGCGCCTGTTCCCCAACCTCGGCGGCGGCGACGGCCACCGGCTCAAGGCGGTCGTCCGCAGCGTTCGCTCCGCCGACGGCCAGTGGGTTCGCGACGTGTTTCCACTCGACGACGTGGCCTATGCATTGCTGCCCGAACGCAAGCGGCAGCGCGTACTGCTCGTTACCGAAGACAACTTGTATCTCGAAGGCGCGATGCTCGTCTACGACAACGTCGCCGTCGACAAGCTGTCCCCGGCCGAGTACGAGGCCACGGCTGCCGCCCTGCCCCATTACGACGTCGTCGTGTTCAACGGCGTCACACCGAAGCGCGTCCCCGACGACGCCAACTTGATCTATTTCGATCCATCCGGCCCAGACAGCCCGCTGCCGGTCGTCGGACAGATCGAGGCTCCGCGCGTCACCGACGCGGCAGAGCACCATCCGATCCTGCGCTGGGTCGAGCTCGGCGACGTCAACTTCGATCGCGCGCGCGTGTTTCGTATCGATCGCGCGCGCGGCGACGTCAGCCTCGCGCGATCCATCCGCAGCACCATCATGGCCGCCGCCCGCCGCGACGGCCGCAAGATTGCCGCGTTCGGCTTCCCGCTTACCGGCACGGACATGGTGTTGCGCATCGCGTTCCCGCTGCTGCTCGTCAACACGCTCGACTGGATGGCCGGCGACGATGCGGACCTCATCACCACGTACGCCACCGGCAAGCGGCTGCGCGTCCCGATCGACGTGCCGCCCGGCGCGACCGAGGTCGAGGTCCACACGCCGAGCGGTCGCACGCTGCGGGCGCCGGTCGCCGACGGACTCGCGACGTTCTACGGCGCCGAGGTCGGCGTTCACCAGGTGGTCGCACGCGCGGACGGTCAGGTGCTCGCGACGGTCGAACTCGCCGCCAATCTTGCGAATCCGGCCGAATCGGCGATCCGGCCCGCGACTCAGCTCCAGCTCGGCGGGCGCCCCCTCGCCGCGCCTCCGCCGTTTGAGCCGTCCCGCCGGCGACAGCTCTGGGCCTACCTGGCACTCATGGCGGTCGGCCTGCTGTCGATCGAGTGGTTTACCTACAGCCGCCGCATCACGGTGTGAAGATGTCGCGCCGGTCTGCCATCGCCCGCGCGTTGCGCCCCATCGCCGCCGGCATCGCTGCCGCGGCCGGCCTTGCGGCGCTGTTGTGGTGGACGGTCGCACACCGTGACGCGGTGTCGGTGACGGCCCTTGGCCGCACCGTCGAGTTTCTCGAACCGCGCTGGCTGCTGCTCATCGCCTTGTGCCCCTACTTTTTCGTCGTGCGCGCCTGGGCGCTCACCGACGTGTCGACGGCGCAGCAACTGCTCACGGCCGCCTGGCGATCGCTCGTCGTCGCCGTGCTCGCGCTCGCGCTCGCCCGCCCGGTGCACACGGCGTTCGACGACCGCGTGGCCACGGTCGTCCTCGTCGACGTGTCCGACTCGATCAGCGATGCACAGCTCGAGCGCGCTCGCCAGTGGGTCGCCGACGTCGACCGCGCCCAAGGGGAACGCGACCAGTTGTACGTCGTCACGTTCGCCGAGCGACCGCGCCGCGTGCCGCGCGGACCCGACGGGACGTTTGCCATTGCGCGCCATGACGGAGCCGGCGCGGGGACGAACCTGCAGGCCGCACTGCAACTCGCGTACGGGTTGTTCCCCCCGGGCTATTTGCCGCGGGTCGTCTTCGTATCCGACGGCAACGAAACGGCGGGCGACGTACTCGCCGAGGCCTATCGCGCGGCCGAACTCGGCGTCCGCGTGTCGTTTCACACGGTGGAGCAAGGGCGTGTCGACGAGATCCGCATCGCCGCCGTCCGGATCCCGGACGAGATCAAGGTCGGCGCCCCATTCGAGGTCACGGTCGACATCTGGTCGTCCCATCCGGAGACGGTCACCGTCGCGCTGGAACAAGACGATTTTCCGAACCCGCTGGAACCGCGCAAAACGGTTTCGCTCGTCGAGGGCGCCAACCGCGTCAAGTTCAAGGCTCAGGCCAAACGCGCAGGATTTACCACCTTCCGCGCGTCGCTCGTCTCGCCGCAGCGAGACACGGAACCGAAAAACAACGCGATGACCATGACCGCGCCGGTGCGCGGCCGGCCGCGCGTGCTGTACGTCGAGGGCGGCGTGCAGCGCGATCGGTCGCAGGCCAGCTACTTGGCGCGCGCGCTCGATCAGGAGCACATCGACGTCGAGGTTCGCGGTCCGCGCGGCATTCCGTCGCGCGCGAAAGATCTGGAGCGGTTCGATCTCGTGATCATCTCCGACGTGCCGGCGCACTTCATGGGGCTCGCGCAGATGCAGGCGATCGAGTCCTACGTGCGCGACCTCGGCGGCGGCTTGATCATGGCCGGCGGTGAAGACTCGTTCGGCTCGGGCGGCTATCAGGGCACGCGCATCGAAAAGATCATGCCGGTACGGTTCGACTCGGAGCGGATCCGCGAGCAGCCGAACGTCGCGATCGCGCTCGTCATCGACCGGTCCGGGTCGATGAGCGGCGCCAAGATCGAAGCCGCGAAGGAGTCGGCGCGGGCGACCGCCGAAGTGCTGTCCCCGCGCGACCTCATCGCCGTCGTGGCGTTCGACAACCAGCCGACCACGATCGTGCGCCTGCAGCGCGCGTCGAACCGCATGCGCATCTCGACCGATATCGCTCGGCTGCAGGCCGGCGGCGGCACGAACATCTACCCGGCGCTGCAGGAGGCGTTTCGCATCCTCCAGTCCGCCCGCGCCAAGGTCAAGCACGTGATCCTGCTGTCGGATGGTCAGGCGCCGTACGACGGGATCGCGGACCTCTGCCAGGAAATGCGCGCCAACCGGATCACGGTGTCGGCGGTCGGTATCGGAGACGCCGACCGCAACTTGCTCCAGATCATCGCCGACAACGGCGAGGGCAACCTGTACATGACCGACGATCTCGCGAACCTGCCGCGCATCTTCATGAAGGAGACGACCGAAGCGCAAAAGTCGGCGCTCGTCGAGGATCTCGTCAAGGCGATCGTCGTCAAGAACGTCGAGATGATCGAGGGCACCGGCGTCGCGAACGCGCCGTTTTTGCGCGGCTACGTGTCGACCAAGCCGAAGCCGACCGCGGAGGTCATCCTGGTGAGCGAACTGGGCGAGCCGCTGCTGGCGCGGTGGCGCGTCGGCCTCGGCACGTCGGTCGCGTGGACCAGCGACGTCAAGAACCGATGGAGCACCGACTGGATCCGCTGGAAGGGATACCCGAAGTTCTGGGCGCAGGTCGTCCGTACGGCGATGCGGCGCAAGGTCTACGACAGCTACGATCTGTTTGCCGAGGTCGCCGACGGCCGAGCCCGCGTGATGGTCGACGCGATCGACAACGACGACGCGTTCGTCAACGGCCTCGACACGACGCTCGAAATCGTCGACCCGGCCACGTCGAAGACCGTCCGCACCGTGCCGATGGAGCAGACCGCCGCCGGCCGCTACACTGCCGAGTTCGCGTTCGACCGCTACGGCAGCTTCCTGCTGAAGGCGGTGCACCGCCGCGACGGCCGCGTCGTCGCCGAGTCCCTCGGCTCGGTCGCACTGCCGTACCCTGCCGAGTACACGCGGTCGACGCCAAACACCGCCGCGTTGCGCCAGGTCGCCGTGGTCACCGGGGGCACGGCGTCGCCCGCCCCGGCGGCACTGTTCGACCCGCGCGGCGAATCGATCCCCTACACGCGCGATCTATGGCCGTGGTTCCTGCTCGCGGCCGCGGGGTTGGCGCTCGTCGACCTGTACCTCAAGCGGGTGCGTCTGTTCGGCTATCGGCCCGTGGCATTTTGACGAGATCCACCAGCGCCGACGACGACGCCGCCGCGAGAACGGTGGCCGGATCGAGTACGTATTCCCCGTCAGCGTCGAAGTCCACCTGCGTGATTCCCGGGTGCTCGGCCTCCAGTTGTGCGAGCAAGGCTCGGCGGACGTCGGCGATGCGCGACGCCTCGGTCGCCAGCGCCAGTTCGCGCTGGCGGTCGATCGCCTCGGCGACGACCGCCCGCAGCTCGTCGGGATCGAACGGCTTGTGCAGGAAGCGGTGAACCTCGCCCTCATTGATCGCGCGGGTGGCCGTTTCGACCGTGCCGCGGCCGGTCACCATGATGCGCGCCGCGTGCGGACACATCTCGCGCGCGATCGCCATCAACTCGAGCCCGCTCATCTCCGGCATGTCCACGTCAGACACGATCACGTCGACCGTCTCGGATGTGAGGATCTTGAGCGCCTCGGCCGCGCGCGATGCCTCGAGGATGCGATACCCGCGCGGCGACAGCGTGCGGCGCATCGCCGTGATGACGTCGTACTCGTCGTCGACGAGCAGAATCGTGTGCGCGTCGCCGAACATCACGCGGGCAACCACTTGCGCCAGCCGGTCCGCGCCAGCAGCTGTTCGACGCGTCCCAGCTCGGCAGCCAACTCCGCTGCGCTGCGGTAGCGCTGCTCCGGTCGCTTGCGCAGCAACTTCGCCACCAAGTCGACGAGCGGCTGCGGCAACTCGTCCATCGGACTCGTCACCGGCGGCGCCGGCGCGACGACGTGCTTGCGTGCGACGTCGACCGCCTTGTCTCCGTCGAACGGCGGCTTGCCGGACAACATCTCGAACAGGATGCAGCCGAGCGAGTACAGGTCCGCCGCCGGACCGCACTCCAATCCGCGCGCCTGCTCCGGCGCCATGTACGCCGGCGTGCCCAGCACCGTCCCCTCCGGCCCGTCCGGCACGTCGGCGTCGCTGCCGTCGAGCGTGCGCGCGGCGCCGAAGTCGACGACCTTGACCTCGTCGTAGTCGACCAGGAATACATTCGACGCCGACATGTCGCGGTGCACGACACCGGCGCCGTGAGCCGCGGCAAGTGCCCGCGCGATGTTCTTGGCGATGCGAACGGCGTGCGCGGGCTCGAACGCCCCGCGCGCATCGATGAGGTCGGCGAGGCTGCTGCCGTCGACGTGCTCCATCACCAGGTACGAGCGGCCGTCCGCCAGCGTACCGACATCGAGTACGTCGACGATGCCCGGATGGCGAACGCGCGCGGCCGCGCGGGCTTCGCGCAGAAACCGCCGTACGGCATCCGGGTCGCTCTTGAGCAGCGTACGCCGCATCACCTTGACCGCCACGACGCGATCGAGGATCGCGTGGCGAGCGCGGTAGACCAGCCCCATCCCGCCCGCACCGATCAGCCGCTCGATCCGATACGGGCCGATCGCAAACCCGTCCGGCAGGCGGGCCGGAAGTACCACCGTCGGCTCATCCGACACGGGCGCGACATCTTCGAGCAGGCGCAGCTCCGAGCTGAGGCCGCGCTCGGTCTGACGAACCGTCGCGATCAACTCCACGCGCCGGTCGCCGACGCGCAGCGCCACCCGCCCGGTCTGGGTGCCCCCGCGGCACAGGTCGATGCCCGCGAGCAGCGCCACGCGGGCGATCATCGCGTCGCCGAGGCCGTCGTGCACGGTGGTCGACGCCAGCGTGCGGCCGCCGCGCTCGAGGGTGACGACGTGGCGGTCGTCTCCGGCGAAGTCCGGCTCGATCCAGGCCGCCGTGGCGCCGCGATGCAGCGCGGCAACCAGCAAGATGTCGGTAACTTGTACCGCGGAATCGCGCGCCGGGACCGTGCGCGCATCGGCGGTGGGCTGTCGTGCGAACATGGGGACCGTCATCGCGGGCTCACGGGGACGGGTCGGCCGGTTGCCGAAAACCTTGAGCGCCGCTGGGCTGCGGGGCAGAGCTGGGGCGGTCCACCGACACGCGCGGCCGACGCGCTCAGCGAAACCGGTAGTCGAGCCGCAAAAACGCCGACGTGAACGTGATCGGCGGCTGGTCGACCCGCGTTCCCATCGCGTCGGCCGATGCGATGCCGTAGCGGCCGACGTACGCGGTCGCGACCGCGTACCACTTCGACGACAGCTGGCGGAACGCGAGCGCGCCGAGCTGCACGCTGGTCACCGATGAGGTGCCGAGGCAGGCGAGCGGGTCGAGCGTACCCGCGGGACACGTCGCTCCCATGGCTCCTGCCGTGTCGTCGCTGCTCGCGAGCACCTGCGCGCTGACC of Deltaproteobacteria bacterium contains these proteins:
- a CDS encoding SDR family oxidoreductase, with amino-acid sequence MSLHGRTALVTGGGRGIGAACARALAAAGARVAIAGRSEDALAAVAREIDAVAIRADLADRDDTDRLIACVAERVGAVDVLVNNAGVADSATLAATDDAMWDRMFEINATAVFRLCRALVPPMCARGWGRVVNIASTAGLTGFRYTAAYCASKHAVVGFTRALALDVARAGVTVNAVCPGWVDTDMTERAVATIAAKTGRTPEAARAELERASAQRRLVAPHEVAFAVAVLCDDDARGIHGQTIVVDGGGLLK
- a CDS encoding MoxR family ATPase; the encoded protein is MTDTTPPPDIERHVDAFCEDLRRLRAEIAKMIVGQEDIVEGVLMAVLGGGHALLEGVPGLGKTMLVRTLADCVDAKFARIQFTPDLMPADIVGTNVIVEDAHGGKQFEFQRGPIFANIVLADEINRATPKTQSALLEAMQEGSVTVAKTTYALDKPFFVLATQNPLEMEGTYPLPEAQLDRFFFKLKVAFPDREALHAIMDRTTSEVSPRPAKVIDKDRLIDMKQFVRRVPIARNVQDYAIRVLQATHPDTAPATEMTKKYVRYGSSPRGVQAMLLAGKIRALLGGRYAVSIDDLRAVAAPALRHRILLNFEGEAEGVDPDDLIADILERTPEAI
- a CDS encoding DUF58 domain-containing protein, producing MAATAVHLPGRTDDRSRLFDEAFLKKLEYLHIVSRKAFTGTLRAERKTRTVGSGIEFADHRRYSMGDDFRYIDWNVYGRVDKLLLRLFEEEEDLTIYLLLDVSRSMQIGEPLKLHYAMQVAAALAYIGLANLDRVAIVPFADELRDPLPPARGKGRIFKVFDFLRAVPAGGQTRMTDCLTQFVHQHKRRGLAVVLSDFYDPDGFEAGLNVLRYNRFEPFVLQIYDRKEADPRLVHGDLTLVDCETGDEREVTVSRSLLEQYAREHERYCAALNHYCTQRAFPYFRTHTGVPFDDLILRIFREGGFLR
- a CDS encoding VWA domain-containing protein — translated: MTFGMPIAGTTLAAAAAVLAAGAVGAYILKMRRRRFEVPFSRLWQRVLRDTESASLWRRLKRWLSLAFQLAILGTLVFAAADPVLGSPPANAKHVVVIVDASASMKAVDAGDAASERRIDVARRRAHAVIDALGAGDAAMVVRMAGRATPLSRLTSDKAALHRAIDSIDADDTPADLRAALTLAADALADRAHPVVILVGDGAYPAEPLDDAVWEPLPPTADFTSRRLRAIELAGIDVYFVPVGTRGDNVGIVAFNVRRYLANRLSYEVFIEVQNFADRSATVELTLYSGASAVDVQTLTLDAGQRVRRLFPNLGGGDGHRLKAVVRSVRSADGQWVRDVFPLDDVAYALLPERKRQRVLLVTEDNLYLEGAMLVYDNVAVDKLSPAEYEATAAALPHYDVVVFNGVTPKRVPDDANLIYFDPSGPDSPLPVVGQIEAPRVTDAAEHHPILRWVELGDVNFDRARVFRIDRARGDVSLARSIRSTIMAAARRDGRKIAAFGFPLTGTDMVLRIAFPLLLVNTLDWMAGDDADLITTYATGKRLRVPIDVPPGATEVEVHTPSGRTLRAPVADGLATFYGAEVGVHQVVARADGQVLATVELAANLANPAESAIRPATQLQLGGRPLAAPPPFEPSRRRQLWAYLALMAVGLLSIEWFTYSRRITV
- a CDS encoding VWA domain-containing protein, which gives rise to MSRRSAIARALRPIAAGIAAAAGLAALLWWTVAHRDAVSVTALGRTVEFLEPRWLLLIALCPYFFVVRAWALTDVSTAQQLLTAAWRSLVVAVLALALARPVHTAFDDRVATVVLVDVSDSISDAQLERARQWVADVDRAQGERDQLYVVTFAERPRRVPRGPDGTFAIARHDGAGAGTNLQAALQLAYGLFPPGYLPRVVFVSDGNETAGDVLAEAYRAAELGVRVSFHTVEQGRVDEIRIAAVRIPDEIKVGAPFEVTVDIWSSHPETVTVALEQDDFPNPLEPRKTVSLVEGANRVKFKAQAKRAGFTTFRASLVSPQRDTEPKNNAMTMTAPVRGRPRVLYVEGGVQRDRSQASYLARALDQEHIDVEVRGPRGIPSRAKDLERFDLVIISDVPAHFMGLAQMQAIESYVRDLGGGLIMAGGEDSFGSGGYQGTRIEKIMPVRFDSERIREQPNVAIALVIDRSGSMSGAKIEAAKESARATAEVLSPRDLIAVVAFDNQPTTIVRLQRASNRMRISTDIARLQAGGGTNIYPALQEAFRILQSARAKVKHVILLSDGQAPYDGIADLCQEMRANRITVSAVGIGDADRNLLQIIADNGEGNLYMTDDLANLPRIFMKETTEAQKSALVEDLVKAIVVKNVEMIEGTGVANAPFLRGYVSTKPKPTAEVILVSELGEPLLARWRVGLGTSVAWTSDVKNRWSTDWIRWKGYPKFWAQVVRTAMRRKVYDSYDLFAEVADGRARVMVDAIDNDDAFVNGLDTTLEIVDPATSKTVRTVPMEQTAAGRYTAEFAFDRYGSFLLKAVHRRDGRVVAESLGSVALPYPAEYTRSTPNTAALRQVAVVTGGTASPAPAALFDPRGESIPYTRDLWPWFLLAAAGLALVDLYLKRVRLFGYRPVAF
- a CDS encoding response regulator yields the protein MMFGDAHTILLVDDEYDVITAMRRTLSPRGYRILEASRAAEALKILTSETVDVIVSDVDMPEMSGLELMAIAREMCPHAARIMVTGRGTVETATRAINEGEVHRFLHKPFDPDELRAVVAEAIDRQRELALATEASRIADVRRALLAQLEAEHPGITQVDFDADGEYVLDPATVLAAASSSALVDLVKMPRADSRTDAPA
- a CDS encoding serine/threonine protein kinase encodes the protein MTVPMFARQPTADARTVPARDSAVQVTDILLVAALHRGATAAWIEPDFAGDDRHVVTLERGGRTLASTTVHDGLGDAMIARVALLAGIDLCRGGTQTGRVALRVGDRRVELIATVRQTERGLSSELRLLEDVAPVSDEPTVVLPARLPDGFAIGPYRIERLIGAGGMGLVYRARHAILDRVVAVKVMRRTLLKSDPDAVRRFLREARAAARVRHPGIVDVLDVGTLADGRSYLVMEHVDGSSLADLIDARGAFEPAHAVRIAKNIARALAAAHGAGVVHRDMSASNVFLVDYDEVKVVDFGAARTLDGSDADVPDGPEGTVLGTPAYMAPEQARGLECGPAADLYSLGCILFEMLSGKPPFDGDKAVDVARKHVVAPAPPVTSPMDELPQPLVDLVAKLLRKRPEQRYRSAAELAAELGRVEQLLARTGWRKWLPA